In Haloarchaeobius litoreus, the following are encoded in one genomic region:
- a CDS encoding PH domain-containing protein: MEALHARVRIRWVVRAVIVAVVLAAVVTVPAVLFEDRLADAGVSTLLPGLAVCLLGIVLGAVHAVLLYRDWRFELQDDALYLERGVLTRIETAVPYVRVQHVDTQRSPVDRALGLSSVVIYTAGSRGADVTVPGLPPERAKRLRNELRELAVESEPEDAV, from the coding sequence ATGGAAGCCCTTCACGCGAGAGTTCGAATCAGGTGGGTGGTGCGCGCCGTCATCGTGGCTGTCGTACTGGCGGCCGTCGTCACCGTGCCAGCCGTCCTCTTCGAGGACCGACTCGCCGACGCCGGCGTCTCGACGTTGCTGCCCGGGCTCGCCGTCTGCCTTCTGGGAATCGTGCTCGGCGCTGTCCACGCAGTCCTGCTGTACCGTGACTGGCGCTTCGAACTGCAGGACGACGCGCTGTACCTCGAACGTGGCGTGCTCACGCGCATCGAGACGGCGGTGCCGTACGTCCGGGTCCAGCACGTCGACACGCAGCGCTCGCCGGTCGACCGCGCGCTCGGGCTCTCCTCGGTCGTCATCTACACGGCTGGCTCGCGCGGCGCGGACGTGACGGTGCCCGGCCTCCCGCCGGAGCGGGCGAAGCGGCTGCGGAACGAGCTCCGGGAGCTCGCGGTCGAGAGCGAGCCGGAGGACGCCGTATGA
- a CDS encoding BolA family protein — MNTDEVAELIESGIENCQATVERARGEHDDDHLRATVVSPAFEGLPLVQQHELVYDALGEHMTTDIHALELKTYTPEEAES; from the coding sequence ATGAACACCGACGAGGTCGCCGAACTCATCGAATCGGGCATCGAGAACTGCCAGGCAACCGTCGAGCGCGCCCGCGGCGAGCACGACGACGACCACCTCCGGGCGACGGTCGTCTCGCCCGCGTTCGAGGGGCTGCCGCTGGTCCAGCAGCACGAGCTCGTCTACGACGCGCTCGGCGAGCACATGACGACGGACATCCACGCGCTGGAGCTGAAGACGTACACGCCCGAGGAAGCCGAGAGCTGA
- the fen gene encoding flap endonuclease-1, with product MGNADLRDLAHIETVPFAELDPGVVAVDAHNWLYRYLTTTVRWTSDSKYTTADGDEVANLVGIVQGLPKFLEHDLNPVMVFDGGPSELKADEIEERREQREKYESRLEDAREAGDAVEVARLESATQRLTPVIQETSRELLELLDVPVVEAPAEGEAQCAHIARRGDAEYVGTEDYDALLFGAPTTLRQLTSKGDPERMSLDETLAELDISLEQLVDVAILCGTDFNEGVHGYGPKTALKKVREHGDLWGVFEHEDVYVENADLVRELFRNPNVTDEYTFDTDLDPDIEAARAYVVDEWEVDESEVARGFERIEDALTQTGLDRWT from the coding sequence ATGGGTAACGCAGACCTCCGGGACCTCGCGCACATCGAGACGGTACCGTTCGCCGAGCTGGACCCGGGCGTCGTCGCCGTCGACGCCCACAACTGGCTCTACCGCTACCTCACGACGACCGTGCGGTGGACGAGCGACAGCAAGTACACCACCGCCGACGGCGACGAGGTCGCGAACCTCGTCGGTATCGTCCAGGGACTCCCGAAGTTCCTCGAACACGACCTCAACCCCGTGATGGTGTTCGACGGCGGTCCCTCCGAGCTCAAGGCCGACGAGATAGAGGAACGTCGCGAACAGCGCGAGAAGTACGAGTCCCGGCTGGAGGACGCCCGCGAGGCCGGCGACGCCGTCGAGGTCGCCCGGCTGGAGTCCGCGACCCAGCGGCTAACGCCGGTCATCCAGGAGACGAGCCGCGAGCTCCTCGAACTGCTCGACGTCCCGGTCGTCGAGGCACCCGCGGAGGGCGAGGCGCAGTGCGCCCACATCGCCAGACGCGGCGACGCCGAGTACGTCGGCACCGAGGACTACGACGCGCTCCTGTTCGGTGCGCCCACGACGCTCCGCCAGCTCACCAGCAAGGGCGACCCGGAGCGCATGTCTCTCGACGAGACGCTCGCGGAACTCGACATCTCGCTCGAACAGCTCGTCGACGTCGCCATCCTCTGTGGCACCGACTTCAACGAGGGAGTCCACGGCTACGGCCCGAAGACCGCCCTGAAGAAGGTGCGAGAGCACGGCGACCTCTGGGGCGTGTTCGAGCACGAGGACGTCTACGTCGAGAACGCAGACCTCGTCCGCGAGCTGTTCCGGAATCCGAACGTCACCGACGAGTACACGTTCGACACCGACCTCGACCCCGACATCGAGGCCGCGCGTGCGTACGTCGTCGACGAGTGGGAGGTCGACGAGAGCGAGGTCGCCCGCGGGTTCGAGCGCATCGAGGACGCGCTCACCCAGACCGGCCTCGACCGCTGGACCTGA
- a CDS encoding GNAT family N-acetyltransferase, translating to MSDPETVLLGWPEDGPTLRLDYRRFSYAGKFVMSSTGKAVLLETAADTESDTESVGAGGSDGDEFDDHVLAAVAFNEDRTDPDTLWLRYVTVRDDHRGVGLGPRLVRFTYERARERGYERVRIAVNNPYSYEALYRAGFGFTGEETGIAELVLERPGDRSPDRYRAGFDVFTGREDLSDDEREFVAEKRERDPPSVPAETDARPGRSARDPERDRQD from the coding sequence GTGAGCGACCCCGAAACCGTACTCCTGGGCTGGCCGGAGGACGGGCCGACGCTCCGGCTCGACTACCGACGGTTCAGCTACGCCGGGAAGTTCGTCATGTCCTCGACCGGGAAGGCGGTCCTGCTCGAAACGGCTGCCGACACCGAAAGCGACACCGAGAGCGTCGGGGCCGGAGGGAGCGACGGAGACGAGTTCGACGACCACGTCCTCGCTGCCGTCGCGTTCAACGAGGACCGCACCGACCCCGACACGCTCTGGCTCCGGTACGTCACGGTCCGAGACGACCACCGCGGCGTGGGCCTCGGCCCCCGGCTCGTCCGGTTCACGTACGAGCGGGCCCGTGAACGCGGCTACGAGCGCGTCCGCATCGCCGTCAACAACCCCTACTCCTACGAGGCGCTGTACCGGGCGGGTTTCGGCTTCACCGGCGAGGAGACCGGCATCGCGGAGCTCGTGCTCGAACGCCCCGGCGACCGGTCACCGGATCGGTACCGCGCCGGGTTCGACGTCTTCACCGGGCGGGAGGACCTCTCCGACGACGAGCGCGAGTTCGTCGCCGAGAAACGCGAGCGCGATCCGCCGTCGGTGCCCGCGGAAACCGACGCCCGGCCCGGACGGTCTGCCCGGGACCCAGAGCGGGACCGCCAGGATTGA
- a CDS encoding bifunctional metallophosphatase/5'-nucleotidase, which yields MRRFLAIILAFAVVAAGVPVASGAGVSTGADAATASGVTAPATDGTTTPTDNESDNSTTVTLLTYNDIQTAMAQNTTVPRMIHLIDERRAAHDNPTVVVGGGDQVSPHSLAPVSQWRLPVEVLNVLQPDVEVVGNHDLDYGFEPVANYSNASEFPWVMANIVQADSGEPIPGTEPYTVVERDGVRVGVIGLADEKILGKTAVDFDEQGYELRDYAAVGQQYATQLREEENVDVVVVAGHFGVPVAQDLANRTAGIDAVVVGDDEVEYPPQETNGTVIVEAEARAEHVGEVNLTVSDGEVTSWNGRLLSVTENTTKNETADRIITETRGEALSRVVGETRTELDARFASNYHDETALGNLITDAFRWKEGSDIAITNAGGIRSNSVYGPGEVTVGDVYNMLPFGNSLVTVELTGDEVTQLLESQVVTMESETGQQYGAEPQLQVSGITYEYVPHEDVPADQRIQDVWVNGEPMQDDETYTVTVNSYMAGWEGSVLENATRVSETQDLYGTVTLEYIQAHSPVSPTDADRIRRVNHLAGQDPVTLDGEGTVTAEFTLPENATDLRSFYATANASTMVEAQTVRVGEETVTVTFSDYELRQLASDDAELQVYGSYNSSSLDTVYFDSLRMAGDLDVTLESPETATPTATATPTAAPTTAEDTTAAGTTADAPATTEESDDGGSPGFGPAVALVALVAAALVALRRR from the coding sequence ATGAGACGTTTCCTTGCAATTATACTCGCGTTCGCGGTCGTCGCCGCCGGGGTGCCGGTGGCGTCGGGCGCAGGCGTATCGACAGGCGCGGACGCCGCGACGGCGTCCGGAGTCACCGCTCCCGCCACGGACGGGACGACGACTCCGACCGACAACGAGTCCGACAACTCGACGACGGTCACGCTCCTGACGTACAACGACATCCAGACGGCCATGGCACAGAACACGACCGTGCCGCGGATGATCCACCTCATCGACGAGCGCCGCGCGGCTCACGACAACCCGACGGTGGTCGTGGGTGGCGGCGACCAGGTGAGCCCGCACTCGCTGGCACCGGTGAGCCAGTGGCGGCTACCCGTCGAGGTGCTCAACGTCCTCCAGCCCGACGTGGAGGTCGTCGGCAACCACGACCTCGACTACGGCTTTGAGCCGGTGGCGAACTACTCCAACGCATCGGAGTTCCCGTGGGTCATGGCGAACATCGTGCAGGCCGACTCCGGCGAGCCCATCCCCGGCACCGAGCCGTACACCGTCGTCGAGCGCGACGGCGTGCGCGTCGGCGTCATCGGGCTCGCCGACGAGAAGATACTGGGCAAGACCGCCGTCGACTTCGACGAGCAGGGCTACGAGCTCCGCGACTACGCCGCGGTCGGCCAGCAGTACGCCACCCAGCTCCGCGAGGAGGAGAACGTCGACGTGGTCGTCGTCGCCGGGCACTTCGGCGTCCCCGTCGCACAGGACCTCGCGAACCGTACCGCGGGCATCGACGCCGTCGTCGTCGGCGACGACGAGGTCGAGTACCCGCCGCAGGAGACCAACGGCACCGTCATCGTGGAGGCCGAGGCCCGCGCCGAGCACGTCGGCGAGGTGAACCTCACCGTCTCCGACGGCGAGGTCACGAGCTGGAACGGCCGCCTCCTCTCGGTCACCGAGAACACGACGAAGAACGAGACCGCCGACCGCATCATCACCGAGACGCGGGGCGAGGCGCTCTCGCGGGTCGTCGGTGAGACGCGCACGGAACTCGACGCCCGGTTCGCGTCGAACTACCACGACGAGACCGCGCTCGGCAACCTCATCACCGATGCCTTCCGCTGGAAGGAGGGCTCCGACATCGCCATCACGAACGCCGGCGGTATCCGCTCGAACTCAGTGTACGGCCCCGGTGAGGTCACGGTAGGCGACGTGTACAACATGCTGCCGTTCGGCAACTCGCTCGTCACGGTCGAGCTGACCGGCGACGAGGTGACACAGTTGCTCGAGAGCCAGGTCGTGACGATGGAGAGCGAGACCGGCCAGCAGTACGGCGCGGAACCGCAGCTCCAGGTCTCCGGCATCACCTACGAGTACGTCCCCCACGAGGACGTCCCCGCCGACCAGCGTATCCAGGACGTCTGGGTCAACGGCGAGCCCATGCAGGACGACGAGACGTACACCGTGACGGTGAACTCCTACATGGCCGGCTGGGAGGGCTCGGTGCTGGAGAACGCGACCCGCGTCAGCGAGACGCAGGACCTCTACGGCACGGTCACGCTGGAGTACATCCAGGCCCACAGCCCCGTCTCGCCGACCGACGCGGACCGCATCCGCCGTGTGAACCACCTCGCGGGCCAGGATCCCGTCACGCTCGACGGTGAGGGCACGGTGACCGCGGAGTTCACCCTGCCGGAGAACGCGACCGACCTCCGGTCCTTCTACGCGACCGCGAACGCCTCGACGATGGTCGAGGCACAGACCGTCAGGGTCGGCGAGGAGACGGTGACGGTCACCTTCTCCGACTACGAGCTCCGGCAGCTCGCGAGCGACGACGCCGAGCTGCAGGTGTACGGCAGCTACAACAGCAGCAGCCTCGACACCGTCTACTTCGACAGTCTCCGGATGGCCGGCGACCTCGATGTGACGCTCGAATCGCCGGAGACGGCGACCCCGACCGCGACGGCCACGCCGACCGCTGCACCGACGACGGCGGAAGACACGACGGCCGCCGGGACGACGGCCGACGCGCCCGCAACGACCGAGGAAAGCGACGACGGCGGCTCCCCCGGCTTCGGGCCCGCCGTCGCACTGGTCGCGCTCGTCGCCGCCGCGCTGGTCGCGCTCCGCCGGCGCTAG
- a CDS encoding nucleoside recognition protein, with product MTLPAALVTLQTTVPLDLLVSVLRRVLYILVFIGIGLTLANLAVEFGLVEYVAVLSRPLTAPANLPDEVGTAILSTAASPTAGYGMLAEFREEGILGDRATLVAVTINTFFGFVQHIFTFYVPVLIPILGLRVGLLYVGSRAAISLAITLTGIVAGAVLLSPPSDASEELPDGVASDGGSGIGDGGDEDGPRTRRETVVDALLSTRDKLRDIAPRLVLVYTFVAVLTASVDISAFTVVAEPVTGLLGLPGEAAAVVAVFAIDTTSGAAFIAPMLGDPFTPETAVATMLVGGIVSFAFSTFKRSIPFQFGIWGPEFGTKVVVVNTVLKVVFIAATLAVLLVP from the coding sequence GTGACGCTCCCGGCCGCACTCGTGACGCTCCAGACCACCGTCCCGCTCGACCTGCTGGTCTCCGTGCTGCGCCGGGTCCTGTACATCCTCGTCTTCATCGGTATCGGCCTCACCCTCGCGAACCTCGCCGTCGAGTTCGGACTGGTGGAGTACGTCGCCGTCCTCTCCCGGCCGCTCACGGCACCCGCGAACCTGCCCGACGAGGTCGGGACCGCCATCCTCTCGACGGCCGCCTCGCCGACAGCCGGCTACGGCATGCTCGCCGAGTTCCGCGAGGAGGGCATCCTCGGCGACCGCGCGACACTCGTCGCCGTCACCATCAACACGTTCTTCGGCTTCGTCCAGCACATCTTCACGTTCTACGTCCCGGTGCTCATCCCCATCCTCGGCCTGCGCGTCGGGCTGCTGTATGTCGGCTCCCGGGCCGCCATCTCGCTCGCGATCACCCTGACCGGTATCGTCGCCGGCGCGGTCCTGCTCTCGCCGCCGAGCGACGCGTCCGAGGAACTACCCGACGGCGTTGCGAGCGACGGCGGTTCCGGAATCGGTGACGGCGGCGACGAGGACGGACCGCGCACCCGCCGCGAGACGGTCGTCGACGCACTGCTGAGCACCCGCGACAAACTCCGCGACATCGCCCCGCGACTCGTCCTCGTCTACACGTTCGTCGCCGTGCTCACCGCCAGCGTCGACATCTCGGCTTTCACCGTCGTCGCCGAGCCCGTCACCGGCCTGCTCGGCCTCCCCGGCGAGGCCGCCGCCGTCGTCGCCGTCTTCGCCATCGACACCACCAGCGGCGCGGCGTTCATCGCACCCATGCTCGGCGACCCGTTCACGCCGGAGACTGCCGTCGCCACGATGCTCGTCGGCGGCATCGTCTCGTTCGCGTTCTCGACGTTCAAGCGCTCCATCCCCTTCCAGTTCGGCATCTGGGGACCGGAGTTCGGCACGAAGGTCGTGGTCGTCAACACCGTCCTGAAGGTGGTGTTCATCGCTGCGACGCTGGCCGTGCTGCTGGTTCCCTGA
- a CDS encoding class I SAM-dependent methyltransferase, producing MDRSPEHTRSTYDRIADHFAETREYAWPEVESFLDGREGTVGLDLGCGNGRHAELLADRCGRVLGLDLSAGLLSTARERARERGFAVDLVQADAATLPLATDSVDLAVYVATLHHLPTREARRRSLDELARVLSPDGTALVSAWSTAHDRFDGEEPERSGVSSDSSSGERSDPRDHDEGFDTTVDWTLPGGETVPRFYHVYSPDEFDTDLDASDLAVRSARVSSGNCYAVVTEQKRP from the coding sequence ATGGACCGGTCGCCTGAGCACACGCGGTCGACGTACGACCGCATCGCGGACCACTTCGCCGAGACCCGCGAGTACGCCTGGCCCGAGGTCGAGTCCTTCCTCGACGGCCGCGAGGGGACCGTGGGACTGGACCTCGGCTGCGGCAACGGTCGTCACGCGGAGCTGCTCGCGGACAGGTGTGGACGTGTCCTCGGGCTCGACCTGTCCGCGGGGCTGCTCTCGACCGCCCGGGAACGCGCCCGCGAGCGCGGCTTCGCCGTGGATCTCGTGCAGGCGGACGCCGCCACCCTCCCGCTCGCGACCGACAGCGTCGACCTCGCCGTGTACGTCGCCACCCTGCACCACCTCCCCACTCGCGAAGCCCGCCGTCGGAGCCTCGACGAACTCGCTCGCGTGCTCTCGCCGGACGGCACCGCACTCGTCTCCGCGTGGAGCACCGCCCACGACAGATTCGACGGGGAGGAGCCGGAGCGGAGCGGCGTCTCCTCGGACAGTTCGAGCGGGGAGCGGAGCGACCCGCGAGATCACGACGAGGGGTTCGACACGACGGTCGACTGGACGCTCCCCGGCGGGGAGACCGTCCCGCGGTTCTACCACGTCTACAGCCCCGACGAGTTCGACACCGACCTCGACGCCAGCGACCTCGCGGTTCGCTCCGCACGCGTCTCCTCGGGGAACTGCTACGCCGTCGTCACTGAACAGAAAAGACCTTAA
- a CDS encoding type II secretion system F family protein: MSWATWVPLVLAIFIVLPVLLAPVSIHADRVVSRFALLIFGTYASSKGRNKAIRKKQLRAAHMATTYRTYSAKTMLYSAVLAVAGTIMGMYVIWFGLVLLAVDAETIRQTFPPELHFLTDFVGLPSLSVLELFGLMLVTSLTLGVAFAGATYWLRWWYPQYVADERERRIEASLPRTIAFIYALSRSGMEFPKVLRILAENDGIYGESANEVRVAVRNMDMFGQDMITAIQTMARRSPSSQFKEFSENLASVLQSGRSLSSFLEQQYRDFQEEAESQQEKLLDLLATLAEAYVTVLVAGPLFLITILVVIGIAVGNTLEPLRVFVYVILPASNLAFLIYLLSVTDTLSAGRGYEDVDAPVDGLAGVRLADGARNTGAETDGGYEQADAGDDREVANRNRLSAYRRFRWLRSKLGNPVRTVIERPLTVLWVTIPIALCIVALRLPASLTAGGLDVRSFDDVLIQTLLFVVGTFAIAFEVHRRRAEAIESAVPDLLDRLASVNEAGMTVVESIERVRRSELGALDMELERVWADIRWGADVETALRRFESRLRTSIISRVVTLTTQAMNASGDLASVLRIAAGQAKADRRLKRARRQEMLTYMAVVYIAFFVFLFIIVVLSTVLIPNLPDSGPSTVINGTGAGQSGASGVPAVGGVGATGGIDKAEYTLVFFHTTVIQGLLSGFVAGQLSSGDVRTGAKHAAILVALAYACFIVLIPGP; this comes from the coding sequence ATGTCCTGGGCGACCTGGGTGCCGCTGGTACTCGCGATCTTCATCGTACTGCCGGTGCTGCTCGCCCCCGTGAGCATCCACGCGGACCGCGTCGTCTCTCGGTTCGCCCTGCTCATCTTCGGGACCTACGCCAGCAGCAAGGGTCGGAACAAGGCGATCCGGAAGAAGCAGCTCCGTGCGGCGCACATGGCGACGACGTACCGGACCTACTCGGCGAAGACGATGCTGTACAGCGCGGTGCTCGCCGTCGCCGGCACCATCATGGGGATGTACGTCATCTGGTTCGGCCTCGTCCTGCTCGCCGTCGACGCCGAGACCATCCGTCAGACGTTCCCCCCCGAACTGCACTTCCTCACCGACTTCGTCGGCCTGCCGTCGCTGTCCGTCCTCGAGCTGTTCGGACTGATGCTCGTGACGAGCCTGACCCTGGGCGTCGCCTTCGCCGGGGCGACCTACTGGCTGCGCTGGTGGTACCCGCAGTACGTCGCCGACGAGCGCGAGCGCCGCATCGAGGCGTCGCTCCCGCGGACCATCGCGTTCATCTACGCCCTGTCGCGTTCGGGCATGGAGTTCCCGAAGGTCCTGCGAATCCTCGCCGAGAACGACGGCATCTACGGCGAGTCGGCGAACGAGGTGCGCGTCGCGGTCCGGAACATGGACATGTTCGGACAGGACATGATCACGGCCATCCAGACGATGGCCCGTCGGTCGCCGAGCTCGCAGTTCAAGGAGTTCTCCGAGAACCTCGCGAGCGTGCTCCAGTCCGGGCGCTCGCTCTCGTCGTTCCTCGAACAGCAGTACCGCGACTTCCAGGAGGAGGCCGAGTCCCAGCAGGAGAAGCTGCTCGACCTGCTCGCGACGCTCGCCGAGGCGTACGTGACGGTGCTCGTCGCCGGCCCCCTCTTTCTCATCACCATCCTCGTCGTCATCGGCATCGCGGTCGGCAACACGCTCGAACCGCTCCGCGTGTTCGTCTACGTCATCCTTCCGGCGTCGAACCTGGCCTTCCTCATCTACCTGCTCTCGGTGACCGACACGCTGTCGGCGGGGCGAGGGTACGAGGACGTCGACGCACCGGTGGACGGGCTCGCCGGAGTCCGCCTCGCCGATGGTGCCCGGAACACGGGCGCAGAGACCGACGGAGGCTACGAGCAGGCCGACGCCGGCGACGACCGCGAGGTCGCGAACCGCAACCGGCTCTCGGCCTACCGGCGGTTCCGCTGGCTCCGGTCGAAGCTCGGGAACCCGGTCCGGACGGTCATCGAACGGCCGTTGACCGTGCTCTGGGTGACGATCCCCATCGCGCTGTGCATCGTCGCGCTCCGACTCCCGGCGAGTCTCACGGCGGGTGGGTTGGACGTGCGCTCGTTCGACGACGTGCTCATCCAGACGCTCCTGTTCGTCGTCGGGACGTTCGCCATCGCGTTCGAGGTCCACCGGCGCCGTGCGGAGGCCATCGAGTCCGCGGTGCCGGACCTGCTCGACCGCCTCGCGAGCGTCAACGAGGCCGGGATGACGGTCGTCGAGTCCATCGAGCGAGTCCGCCGGAGCGAGCTCGGTGCGCTGGACATGGAGCTGGAGCGCGTCTGGGCGGACATCCGCTGGGGGGCGGACGTCGAGACCGCGCTCCGGCGGTTCGAGTCGCGCCTGCGGACCTCCATCATCTCGCGGGTCGTCACGCTGACCACGCAGGCGATGAACGCGAGCGGCGACCTCGCGAGCGTGCTGCGCATCGCGGCGGGACAGGCCAAGGCCGACCGCCGGCTCAAGCGGGCCCGCAGGCAGGAGATGCTCACCTACATGGCTGTCGTCTACATCGCCTTCTTCGTCTTCCTGTTCATCATCGTCGTTCTCTCGACCGTGCTCATCCCCAACCTGCCGGACAGCGGCCCCAGTACCGTCATCAACGGCACCGGCGCGGGACAGTCAGGTGCCTCCGGGGTTCCCGCAGTCGGCGGGGTCGGCGCGACCGGCGGCATCGACAAGGCCGAGTACACCCTGGTCTTCTTCCACACCACCGTCATCCAGGGGTTGCTCTCCGGCTTCGTCGCCGGCCAGCTCTCGTCGGGAGACGTCCGCACCGGCGCGAAACACGCCGCGATCCTCGTCGCCCTCGCCTACGCCTGCTTCATCGTCCTCATCCCGGGGCCGTGA
- a CDS encoding type II/IV secretion system ATPase subunit: MTDPGHQAPNTISSDESDGTITPGAVASGRSDSLVDRIKHTLQMLRGTTISREPYYPHEHGELVTFDGLDGWEEIDSYWVNAPYAFVSINHDQQANEYRYHVVEPELDEYEHALLETLFEDVRDPLVYQRDVEEGDPDEVLDDALLDHLERYGADVDMGTYHKLFYYLWRAFRGYGKLDPVMHDPHVEDISCDGYDLPLFVYHDEHTDIETNVRFPQEELDNFVVRLAQHSGRHISIGDPMVETTLPDGSRAELALGEEVTPRGSAFTIRKYAEEPFTPIDLIEYGTFNVDQMAYLWLAIESNKSLIFAGGTASGKTTSMNAISMFIPPRSKVLTIEDTRELTLYHDNWLSSVTRERLHEGTDVTMYDLLRSALRHRPEYIIVGEVRGEEAITLFQAMNTGHTTYSTMHADSVRTVINRLENEPINVPRSMVQSLDILCVQTLTRFDNERVRRNKTIAEIEGIDQRTGELDYSTAFTWNADDDTFGSSGSQVLDEIRDERAWSQQQLLQELRNRRRFLEYLRDRGIDDYRRFTALINEYYADSEAALKRIEAVDQPIGMAEAETD, from the coding sequence ATGACAGACCCAGGCCACCAGGCACCGAACACCATCTCGAGCGACGAGAGCGACGGCACCATCACGCCCGGCGCGGTCGCCTCCGGGCGAAGCGACTCGCTCGTCGACCGTATCAAGCACACCCTCCAGATGCTGCGCGGGACGACCATCTCTCGCGAGCCCTACTACCCGCACGAACACGGCGAGCTCGTCACGTTCGACGGGCTCGACGGCTGGGAGGAGATCGACAGCTACTGGGTGAACGCCCCGTACGCCTTCGTCAGCATCAACCACGACCAGCAGGCCAACGAGTACCGCTATCACGTCGTCGAGCCCGAACTCGACGAGTACGAGCACGCGCTGCTCGAGACGCTGTTCGAGGACGTCCGCGACCCCCTGGTCTACCAGCGGGACGTGGAGGAGGGCGACCCGGACGAGGTGCTCGATGACGCACTGCTGGACCACCTCGAACGGTACGGGGCCGACGTGGACATGGGCACCTACCACAAGCTGTTCTACTACCTCTGGCGGGCGTTCCGTGGGTACGGCAAGCTCGACCCCGTCATGCACGACCCGCACGTCGAGGACATCTCGTGTGACGGCTACGACCTGCCGCTGTTCGTCTACCACGACGAACACACGGACATCGAGACGAACGTCCGATTCCCCCAGGAGGAGCTCGATAACTTCGTCGTCCGCCTCGCCCAGCACTCGGGGCGGCACATCTCCATCGGCGACCCGATGGTCGAGACGACGCTGCCGGACGGCTCGCGTGCCGAACTGGCACTGGGCGAGGAGGTGACACCGCGTGGCTCGGCCTTCACCATCCGGAAGTACGCAGAGGAGCCGTTCACGCCCATCGACCTCATCGAGTACGGCACGTTCAACGTCGACCAGATGGCGTACCTCTGGCTCGCCATCGAGAGCAACAAGTCGCTCATCTTCGCCGGCGGGACGGCGTCCGGGAAGACGACGAGCATGAACGCCATCTCGATGTTCATCCCCCCGCGCTCGAAGGTGCTGACCATCGAGGACACCCGCGAACTGACGCTGTACCACGACAACTGGCTCTCCTCGGTCACGCGCGAACGGCTCCACGAGGGGACCGACGTGACGATGTACGACCTGCTGCGCTCGGCACTGCGCCACCGCCCCGAGTACATCATCGTCGGCGAGGTGCGTGGGGAGGAGGCCATCACGCTGTTCCAGGCGATGAACACCGGCCACACGACGTACTCGACGATGCACGCCGACTCCGTCCGAACCGTCATCAACCGCCTCGAGAACGAGCCCATCAACGTCCCCCGGTCGATGGTCCAGAGCCTCGACATCCTCTGTGTCCAGACGCTCACCCGGTTCGACAACGAGCGCGTCCGCCGGAACAAGACCATCGCCGAGATAGAGGGCATCGACCAGCGGACCGGCGAACTCGACTACTCCACCGCGTTCACCTGGAACGCCGACGACGACACGTTCGGCTCCTCCGGCTCGCAGGTGCTCGACGAGATACGCGACGAACGGGCCTGGAGCCAGCAGCAGCTCCTGCAGGAGCTGCGCAACCGCCGCCGGTTCCTCGAGTACCTCCGCGACCGGGGGATCGACGACTACCGCCGGTTCACGGCGCTGATCAACGAGTACTACGCCGACTCCGAGGCTGCACTGAAGCGCATCGAGGCGGTCGACCAGCCGATCGGGATGGCCGAGGCCGAGACGGACTGA
- a CDS encoding DUF7549 family protein → MVWINSEYVEEFAVLTTWLSVFLPWSVVRASSAEGAELVVLRFPFFGIQYVFGTGLVDGTTVRTPWEYYTLNAGQFPAQATAYLVWALAAVVLVVAIVVSILMYFEHETVERLPGRGVYVLGASMLVLAVAFTGAAVQLHLHQPADILGWGFYAPIGLLGLVFFYAFGLLDLFADRT, encoded by the coding sequence ATGGTGTGGATCAATTCGGAGTACGTCGAGGAGTTCGCCGTGCTCACGACGTGGCTTTCCGTCTTCCTGCCCTGGTCCGTGGTCCGTGCGTCCAGCGCGGAGGGGGCGGAACTCGTCGTCCTCCGGTTTCCGTTCTTCGGCATCCAGTACGTCTTCGGAACGGGGCTCGTCGACGGGACGACCGTCCGGACGCCCTGGGAGTACTACACGCTCAACGCCGGACAGTTCCCAGCACAGGCGACGGCGTACCTCGTCTGGGCTCTCGCCGCGGTCGTGCTGGTCGTCGCCATCGTCGTGAGCATCCTGATGTACTTCGAACACGAGACCGTCGAGCGGCTGCCCGGGCGTGGCGTCTACGTCCTCGGCGCGTCGATGCTCGTCCTCGCCGTCGCCTTCACCGGCGCGGCGGTCCAGTTGCACCTGCACCAGCCGGCAGACATCCTCGGCTGGGGGTTCTACGCCCCCATCGGGCTGCTCGGTCTCGTGTTCTTCTACGCGTTCGGCCTCCTCGACCTGTTCGCGGACCGGACCTGA